The sequence GAGCCAGCGGGTGCGACCTCGGTTATCGACGAGGCCCGAAAGGCCAGTATTGGTCACCCGCAGCGCCCAGCGATCGCTCTCTACTGCCCGCAGCACATCAAACCCATGGTGCTGCATCATCATCCACAGGGGATAGGGATCGTTGTTAGAGGCGGTGATGATAAACTCGCCCCCCTGCCTCACCTGGTGACGAAACAGGCGGCTGTAGGCCGACTCGTAGCAAATGCCGACGACGCCTACGCCTACGCTGGTGATAAATTGCTGCTGGGGTTGCCCCGGCACCAGGTAGCTATCCAGCGGCGACAGGCGACTGATCAGGCGGCCCAGCACCGCCTCAAAGGGCACGTATTCTCCCAGGGGCACCAGCTGTACCTTGTCGTAGCGGCCATAGGTGTCGCCGTCGGGGCGCAGTTCGAGCAGGCTCTGGGTGTACTGTTGTCGTCCCTCCCCCGGCACTGGGGCAAAGGTGCCTAGCCACAGGGGTACCCCGCCCTGACGGACGGTTTGAATGATGGCGGCAATCTGGGGCGTGTTGGGGTTCCACAACTGAGGCAGCGCTCCTTCGGGGGTGACCACGGCATCGACCCCTTGCTCAACCAGCGATCGGTAGCCGTCGGTGTAGCCCTCTAGCGCCTGACGCACCCCCTGGGGTGTGAGCTTTTCGCGAGTGGGCACATTGCCCTGAATCAGGCCGAGGGTAACGGATTGCTCGGGGGATGCTATCGAAGTGGTGGTGTAGAGCAGAGCGCCAAGGGCGTGGCCGGTGATGGCCAGCGCCATGGCGGCAAGGATGGGGCGGGGGATGGGTGAATGGGTGGATGGGTGGATGGGTGAGGAGTGGGAGAGGGGGGGGAGGTCTGTCTGCCTTCTGCCTTCTGCCAGTGCCAGCGCCAGCAGGCCGTTGGTGGCGACGAGAATAGCGGTGATTGCTCCGGGGCCTGAGAACCGGGCTAGGTGCAAAATCCACAGGTTGTCTGGGCTTTGGGTGAGGCTGAGGGGCGACCAGTCGAGGGGGCTGTGGTTGCGCAGGGCTTCGAGGGCGCACCAGAGGGCGGTGCCCGCCAGCACCAGCCAGCGGTTTCGCCCCGGCCAGCGCCGGGCCAGCCAGGCCATCATGCCCCCCCAAAAGGCAATACACACCGACCCCCAAAGGACAATAAAAATCCAGGCAGAGAGGGCGATCGCCACACTACTCCCCCAGGGCACTCCCATCCACATCAGCGGGTGCAGGTGGGTAATCCAGGCTAGGGAGATGCCGTAGTAGACCAGCCCCCAGAGCAGCCCATAGGCTGTAGCCAACAGCACTGTCGGGGTCGCCAGCACCATCCACCACAGGGGCACCAGCCCCACCCAGGCCACTGGCCACAGGCTCCAGGGTGGCAGCGCGATCGCCATCAGCACGCCGCTGAGGGCCACCAGTGCTGCCTGGGGCCAGCGCCATTTCTGGGCTAGGTTTTGCCACTGTAAGATTGTCGATTTCATACTAGGGACTATAGCCATCGCCAAACCATTAGGGCATTTTGTCTACCCCGAGGGGTGCGATCGCAGCATTAGCCATCACTCGGCGGCGGCATTCACCAGCAGCAGCCCTTCACCGTCGCGCAGCTCAAACGATCGCAGCTCATCGGGATGATCCGACAGCGCCAACCCTGGAGTCGCCAACCCCACCTGCCAGGCCCCTAGATCGAGCTGAAGCCAGTCGCCCAAATTTACCGTCATGGCGGCTCCGCCCATGTGGGCCACCATCACCACCTCCTGGGGAGCGCGATCGCCAGGAGGGTGGGGCTCAATGCGATAGCCATAGAAAATCGTGCGCTCGTCGTCGCTGATGCGGTTGAAGCGATCGCGGCCAATCAAATTCTCCCGCAGCCAGGGGCGCTGCCGCCGAAACTGCCGCAGGGCCATGCCAAAGCGACCGCGATCGCCGTGGGCGTGATCAAAATAGTGGGCCACATTGCAAATATCGTGGCCGTCTTCCATAAAAGCCATGGCAAACTGCTTCAGCTTAGGCACATCTAGGGTGGCCAAAAACCGGGGCAGACTGGGCTGGTTCAGTTCTTCGAGGGCGGGCACCTCACAGGCAATGCCGTCAACCCCATTGCCCAGACAGTGCTGACAAATTTGGGCCACTTCTTCCAGGTTGTAGTCGGTTTCGACCATGGCCTGACGCAGGGCATTGGCAAACCCCTTGAGCTGGTCCAGGGTCTCAAACCCTAGAGACTTGAGCTGAGGAAAGGCGTGGGGCTGGAGGTACAGCTCCGGCTCAATCTCCCAATCTAAAAAGCCCACTTCCTCAGACACCACCTTCACCCCGTAGCGATCGTCGGTGTTGCGAAAAAAGCCCCAGGGGGTCTCCAGGCTGGCGTTGAGAAAATCCATCGGCAGGCCGGGGCTAAACCCGTGGACCCACAGCAGCGTTGCCGAGTTGTTGTAGGCCCGGTTGAGGGCCTCGGGCAGGGTTTTGCCCAGGTTCCAGTTGATGTCAGCATCGAGGTCAATCTGGTTGCCCCGGCGCACCGTGTCGTGGTTGCCACAGCCGGTAATCCAGTGGTCACCCTGAAAGATCACCTCACACACCCGCCGCCACTTGCGATCCCAAAAGCCTTTTAGGGTAGGAGTGTTGTGGGCAAAGATTAGCGGCCCCCACTGAAACGAGCCGGGCTTGGCCTCGATCAGCTCCCGGTAGGTCGATTTTTCTTCCCAACCCGCCTCGGGCCAGGGGCGACCATCCTCAAAGATGGTAAACATGCGCCGCCGATAGCCCTGAATATCCTGCACCACGTCGCTCATGGCCAGCAGGTACACGTCGTCTTGCTCCACCCGACCGCTGAGGGGGTTGAAAAAGCGAAAATCTTGGCCGCCATCGACGCGAATGCCGTCAGCCCCGGTATTGATTTTGCGCCGCTGCATTTCGAGCAAAATAGCGCGCACCTGGGGCAGCTGGTGGTTGAGGTCTTGGCCATACATGTTGGGGCCTTTGAAGAACTGCTGGGTGAGCAGTTCTAACCCCTGGTTGTCGGCGTGGCCATAGACCAGGTCATAGATCAGCTGAATGGGGCCGGTTGAGAAGGTGTGCAGCGTGGCAATAAAATCGACCATTTCGTCGGGGCGCAGGCTGCCCAGCACCGCTGGGTTGGTGGCAGCGCTACCTAAAATCGGCACGTCGTAGCCCCAATTTTGGGCGTTGGGCTGGCGCAGGGTGACGGTCAGACTGCTGCTGAGCGCCGCGTCTGCCTCCTCCGGCAGCCCTCCGTCGTCGGCAATGGCAAAGAACTCGTGCTCAGTGTTGGTGTCTTCGCGACGGTACTCAATGGTGGGCTCTACGGGCAAGAGCTGAATGGCCTGATAGCCCGTGTAGGCGGTTTCGGCGGGGGTGAGGTCTTCCCCGGCGGCCAGCTTGGCAGAAATGCGCTGGTAAATGCGGGTGAGCCCCTCCAGACTGCCCTCGGCGGAGGCAGTTTTGACGTGAATTTGCAGAATGTTGGTGGGAGCAGGCACCCGAGGAATCTCGGGGTCAATGCCGCCCTTGGGTGCGGCACTCCGGGCCAGGTAGCCCAGGTCGGCCCGCTGCTGCTGTAGCCGCCGAACATCGTAGACTTCGGCGGGGGCAAACACGCCGTAGGGTAGCGAGTAGGCCAGGGGGTCACGAATGTAGTTCAGCCGCCCTTCGGCATCAATGTGGCGCACCCAGTAAAAACTGCCGGCGCGATCGCGGCTGCCCGGTTTCACCCCTGCGACTACGGCCCAGACAAACTCTCCCTGCTGCATCATCGGCACGCGATCGCGCTGAAACCTCAGCGTCTGCTGGGGCGATCGAAAATCGATCGGCTGCAACGGGGTAAAAATTTCTAGCTCCAGGGTGCGCTCCGACTGAATAATGTCGGCTACCAACGCAGGGGTCCAAAAACCAAACTCAGTCAGGCCATCGCGACGGTAGTGGGCTCCCAACCGTCGCGCCAGCCGCTGCCCTCGCTGAAAGTAGGTATCGTCTGACTGGGCTACCGCCGCCGCCCAATCGAGCACGGTTTGAGTTTCATCTTCAACCAGGTAAACCAGGGGCTGGAGCGGGGGCTGGGCGACAAGGGGCAGGGTAGGGGCTGAATCTTTAACGGTCACGGTAGGGCTACACGCTGTGAACGACGCTATTGCTGCACAGCCGCTAGTTTAGCAAGCGGCTTTCCTCCGCCGAGCGCCTCAGCTCCAGGTTTACCGAATTTATATCTCAGGGTAGAGCCCGATCGCTGTCCTTCGCAGGCTGTACGATTGGCCCAATCGCCTGTCGATCGATCCGCTGGCTTACTGAGCCACCGGATCGACTCTCACCTCTAGGTTCGTAGGGTTGCCCTGGGTAATCACCGCAAACCGACGGGTGCTGATAAACCGCAGTTGGCCCTCGACCATGATGCGGGCCTGCACCGCGTAGGTAAAGCGGGAGTCAATTTGAGCCGGATCGTACACCAGCTCAAAGGGAATCGGCACCTGCCGTTCGCCAAAAACCGTACTCTGGGAGGCCAGAACGATGGCAGGCGCGCCCGCCCGGCTGACATCGACCAGGGTGACGTCTAAAACGGCATTGGGGGGCATGGCAATGCGGGGCAGGTAGGTGACGGTGCCCGTGACGCTGGCGTTGTTGGTCTGCACAGTGCCATTTACCTCAATCGTTTGGGTGCCGTCGGCGGCTACGCTAACCGCCACTGCTGGAATGCCGTCGGGAGCAAAGCCCGCGTAGCTGAAGGTGATGCCTTCGGTGGAGGTGATCGCGATCGCCGGGGCCGCACTGAGGGTTTGACGGCTGGTGGTCTTGTCAAACAGATTGATGCGCGGCTGACCAGCTTGGGTAAACACCCGCACCGCATAGGTCGAGGTCTGTGCCAACACAAGGGTGCCGTCGGGCACCTCAGCACGCTCAGGACTAGGGATCTGAGCCAGTTCGCTCAGGCTGCTGCCATCGGCAACAAAGCTGCGATGGTTGACCTCAGTTTGGGTCAGCTGGGGCAGGTTGATTCGCTGGTTGGCGATGGTGATGGGGCCGTTGAGCATAATGCGATCGCCCAGCGCTACAGGGCTTAGGGCCTTCGCCACACCGTCGATATCCATCACGGCGCTCAGGTAGGTGACTAGGTTAGTACCGTCGCCCTCGGCTACTCCAAAGATCACGGCGGCATCGTCGTTGCCATCCCCATCGATATCGCCAAAAGCCAGCCAGTGGGGCTCGTTGGCCAAGCTCACTAGTAGCTCGCCAGGGCGATTATACTCGCCGTTTTCTAGGGTGACAGTGACAGCCTCAGCCTCGGGGCCAAGGCCCGTGGGCACGATGTAGGTGCCGTTTTGCACGGTGCTCCAGCGAGCGCACCAGGCCTGCTTGGCGGGGGTATACACTTCGAAGGTTAGGCAATTGTGCCACTCGGGCTGGGTCTGGGCCATGGCCATCTCGCCTGTCCTAGTGCTGCTACCGAGGGCAGTGGCCACTAGGCCTGCTCCCACCAGTGCCAAAAATACTCGCTTGTTCATGGCTAATCTCACACCTAAAGATCGGCAGAGAAATCCCAGTCTTGAGGTTCAAGGCGTGGCTTGAAACGCTGGCCTCAAAATGCAGACTGGATCTTCCTGCGTTCTCTAGCAATCTATCAATGAACCCTAAGAAAGCCCTCTGGGGTTACGGTTTTAGCAACGTAAAAGAGCACAAATTTGGGTAGGGGCAAATGGCTAGGGCAAACGACCGTTTGCCCCTACAAGAGGACTCTTTTTTTGATCCATATCTGGGTTCAGCAACCCCGGTTACAGCGGCGTGATCACCACCTCATCCCCCTCGCGTAGCCCCAGCTCGGCGGCGCGCCCCGCCCGTAGCTCAATCACCTGGTCAACTAGCTGGCCCTCGGGGCCGTAGGTGGGGCAGGGGTCGGCGGTGCAGGGGGGCACATCTGCGGCGATCGCCGCGATCGCACCGTTGTAGATAAACACCATATCTAGGGGCACCGGCACATTTTTCATCCAAAAGCTGACTGGGCGGGCTCGCCCCAGCGGAAACAGCATGCCCCGATCGTCGGGCAGCGGCTCGCGGTACATCAGCCCCAGCGCCTGCTGCTGAGGGGTTGCCGCCACCTCTAGAAAAATTTCTTCGCCGCCTAGGGTGGTCACTGCCGTCACCCCCAACTGCTGAGCGCGCGCATCCACCATGGGGGCCTCGCTGGTGGGGGGTGATGCAACGGGTTCAGGGGCAATGGTTTCGGGGGTAGACGATGACCCTGTCGAGGATGGGGTTGAGGGCGGTGGCGCACACCCAACCCCCAGCACCACAGCCCCTAGCACCAGACTCCACAGCGCACTCCGTCTCAGCCAGGGAGACAGGCGTTGAGGAGCCGCATCACTAAAACAATTGGCCATTAGAAAAGTTAGAAAAAATCAACGACGGGCAAACCCATTCTAGTCACTCACCCGCCCAACCACGGTGTTCACAGGTCAATGACTCCCCCGCCCACTCATCCACTCATCCACCCGCCCACTCACCCACCCACGCCCTAACTCTCCCGCAGCACATACCCCACGCCGCGCACGGTTTGAATTAGGCGCTTATCGGCCTCGCCGTCGATTTTGAGGCGCAGGTAGCGCACGTACACCTCGATCACGTTCGATTCCCCCATAAAGTCGTAGCCCCAGACATTTTCCAGAATTTGTTCTCGGGGCAGCACCTCGCGGGGGTGCTCCATCATGTACTTGAGCAGCTCAAATTCTTTCATGGTCAGATCGATCACGCGATCGCCCCGCAAAGCATGGCGACTCTCCAAGTCGAGGGTGAGGTCGCCAAACCGCAAGTTTTCCGTCTCCCCTGGTACCGATTGCAGGTAGAGCTGCACAATTTTTAAAAAGGCATCGGCTCGATAGGGCTTGAGAAAGTAGTCATCGGCCCCGCACTCTAGACAGGCCACTCGGTCTTCTAGGCTATCTTTGGCCATCAGCAGCACAATCGGCGCTTTAATCCCCTGGCTACGCAGGGTTTGGCAGAGCACCAGCCCAGACTCCCCCCCCAGTAGCCGATCAACCACAATTAGTGCTGGCGTGCTCTCGCTGGCAGTGGCAAGGCCCGCCTTGGCGCTAGGGGCTACTACCGGGTTATATCCTGCTTCGTGCAGGTCAAACTCCATTTGCTGTGTTTGGGATTCGTTAGTCCCAATCAATAAGACATAGGTGCCTTTGTCGGTGGTAGTGGTGCCCATAGAAAGCTTTTAACGCCCTAGGGCGTTTGATATCAGGGTTCGCAGGGTTACGCTTCGCAGGCAGGGCCGACAAAGTAGAGCAATTATAGCGTGACCCTCTGGTCATAATGCTCCAGGCTATGCCAGAGACCTCCAAGCCCGCCCGCCTTTTAGTCTGGGCAACTGACGCGATGCCCCCGCCCCACCACTCGGGGCTGACACCCATCGCTGCCCGCTACGCTTCCCGACGCTGACGAATCTGGCCGATGAAAAACTCTTCGAGGGTAGGACGGGTTTGTTGCAGGGTAATTAGATGCCCCCCAGCCAGTGGAATCTGCTTGGCAAAATCGTAGGGGTTGCCTTTAACGTGGCCCTGCCACAGTTCGCCCTGCACCGTCATCTGGTCAAGCCAGGGTTTGAGGTCGGCAATGTGGCCGCCGCGCCCCTTTGCCAGGTATTGGTCAGCGGTGCCTAGCAGCTGGTCTAGGCTACCCATGGCAATTAGCTCACCCTGGTCAAGAATGGCGATGCGATCGCAGATTACCTCTACATCTGACAGAATGTGGCTGTTAAAAAAGATCGTCTTGCCCTCGCGCTTCAGCGCCAAAATAATCTCCCGCACCTGAAAGCGCCCTGTGGGGTCAAGCCCCGACATCGGCTCGTCGAGAAACACCACGTCGGGGTCATTGATCAGCGCCTGGGCCATGCCCACCCGCTGTAGCATGCCCTTTGAGTACTGCCGCAGCTGTTTTTTCTTAGCCGCCGCCTGAGATAAACCGACCAACTCTAAAAGCTCCACAATGCGGCGCTGCTGAGCCGCCCGCGACAGGCCAAATAGCCCAGCGGTGTACTGCAAAAACTCCCAGCCCGTCAAAAAGTCGTAGAAATAGGCATTTTCGGGCAAGTAACCGATGCGCTGTTTGACAGCGCTGTCCCCTAGGGGGTGCCCCAGCAGCGTAGCCTGGCCTACCGTCGGGCGAATAATCCCCAGCAAAATTTTGAGCAGCGTGGTTTTGCCCGCGCCGTTGGGGCCTAGCAGCCCAAAGGTCTCTCCCTGATGCACCGTCAGAGAGCAGTCTTTTAGAGAAGTCACCCGCTGATTTAGCCAAAAGCCGGTGCGATAAGCCTTGCTGAGCCCTTCGGTGTGCACAACAGCTGGAGCCGACTCCGGCTTTGCGATTAGCTCATCCTGTGACAATGCAGCGCCCATAGACCCGTACCCGTAGAACCGTGATAGAACCCGTACCCAGACGTTTAGATAACCCTCAGCGTATCTCTGCTCAGGGTACCCAGCCAATAGCCTGTGGTGCTTCCCCCTGTGATGGCTTCTGCTTACCCCTGTTTGGCAATGCCTGGGCAAAACCCATGCAGGAGCCACTGCCGATTAAATTATGGGTGAATTACAGTGGAATTACGTTACCCATCTGAACTCAAAAGGCTGCTATGGATCGCTCTAAAATTGTTGCCATTGTCACGGGCATTATTTCTCTGCTGCTCGCCATTGGTTATCTGGTGCTGGTGCAGCTTCTCGATTTTCGTGGTGACATGGTGCCTGCCCCCCTATCGGCTCTACCCCTAGAGCTATTTGGCTCCACTGATGCCACTATGTTTCTTATGGTTTGCCAAAGTTTTTTCTAAGCCCATTGGCTGATTAAAAACATAAATCTCTCGCTCACTCGACCCCAAACAATTCCTTTCTATTTTAGTTAAGGTTCGTTCTGGCGGACCTAACCTAGCTGATCGGCACCTTACCGATAAACCTCCTTACCAACCCATGAGCGCGGCTCCCATCTCAGCCTTGACCGTCCATCTGAGACTCAGCTGGGCCATCCGAAAGTCATCTAAATTGATTCATGACTGATTCATGCAGGCTAGGATGGGCCTCTGACTGGGCTATCCCCGATTCCCCTGGGCGAACCGCCGTAAGGCCTCCGGCCAGGCTATGCCAGCGCCCCTACAGGTTGACCGGTTGGCTATTGGGGGTATTAGGACTCGGATTCGGTATGAGCTCCCACGTTTTCTGGCTCACTAACCCCCTTGAGCCCCATCCCTACAGCAACACAATCATTAGCAATACTTATGAGCGTACTGGTGGCAGTCCCATTTTTTCTATCGAGCGGGTCCATGAAACCACGCCTAATCAGAGGGTGTAGGGCACTATTGAGCTGGCTACTGTCCACTGAGCGAACCCAAAGTCCGTTGACTTTGGCATAGTATTATTGCGATCAATCAAAAATTAGCAACTTATCCGCTATCCAGCAGGTACCCATGGCCATTCAACAGCTTGAGACGACTTCAACCCTTGACTACCAGTCAGAGCACTACAAAGATGCCTACAGCCGCATCAATGCCATTGTGATTGAGGGCGAGCAAGAAGCCTACGACAACTACTGCAAGCTGGCAGAGTCACTGCCCGACTCAAAGGATGACCTGCTGCGCTTGGCAAAAATGGAAAATCGCCACATGAAAGGCTTTCAGGCCTGCGGCAAAAACTTGTCCGTCACTCCCGATATGGAGTTTGCGGCTAAGTTTTTCTCTCAGCTCCACGAAAATTTTCAGCAGGCTTGGGCCGAGGGCAAGATTGTTACCTGCCTACTGATTCAGTCTTTAATTATTGAGACCTTTGCTATTTCGGCCTACAACATTTACATTCCAGTGGCCGACGACTTTGCTCGCAAAATCACCGAGGGCGTAGTCAAAGATGAATATAGCCACCTCAATTTTGGCGAAGAATGGCTCAAGGCCAACTTTGAGTCAGCCAAAGCTGAGCTAGAAGCGGCTAATCGCCAAAATCTACCGATCATTTGGGCCATGCTAAACCAGGTATCTGACGATGCTCAGGTGCTGGGCATGGAAAAAGAAGCGTTGGTAGAAGACTTTATGATTACTTACGGTGAAGCGTTGAGCAATATCGGCTTCTCTAGCCGTGAAGTGATGAAACTATCTGCCCAGGGGTTGGCCGCGGTCTAAGCGCGGTCAGGGCGATGGCCTCAGTCTGACTTTGGCAGGGCCGCTGCTGCTGCCGCTCTGGGCTGCTACGGCAGCCTTGGCTACCCCTCACCTTCCTAGCTGCCCGGTGCTCTGTTCAATCTAGCACTGGGCAGTTTATCGTAGGTAAATTGTTAACCTGCACCACACCTCCTGGCGCACTATACCCCCGTACCCTAGATCGCGATGTTTGGCTTAATTGGACATTTGACCAGCCTTGACCACGCCCAGCTTGTAGCCCGAGACCTGGGGTATCCCGAATATGCCGACCAGGGCTTAGACTTTTGGTGCAGCGCCCCACCCCAGATTGTCGATACGATCAAAGTCACTAGCGCCACCGGTCAGCAGATCGAAGGCCGCTACGTGGAGTCGTGTTTTTTGCCTGAAATGCTAGCCGCTAAGCGGATTAAAGCGGCCACGCGCAAAATTATTAATGCCATGGCCCACGCTCAAAAGCATGGCATTGATATCACTGCCCTGGGTGGGTTCTCGTCAATTATTTTTGAAAATTTCAACCTCAACCAAATTCAGCAGGTGCGCAACGTCACTTTAGAGTTTGAGCGGTTTACTACCGGCAATACCCACACGGCTTACATCATTTGTCAGCAGGTGGTTGCGGCTGCCGAGCAGCTGGGCATCAATCTGTCTGACGCTACGGTGGCGGTCTGTGGTGCCACAGGGGACATTGGTAGTGCTGTCTGTCGCTGGCTCACGGCTCGTACTGACATTAAGGACCTGTTGCTGATTGCCCGCAACCAGGAGCGTCTCCAGCGTTTACAAGAAGAGCTGGGCTGTGGAGTGCCGATGGATCTAGACTCGGCCCTGCCTAAGGCCGACATTGTGGTGTGGGTGGCCAGTATGGCCAAGGGCGTTGAGGTTGACCCCAACACCCTCAAGCAACCCTGCCTAATGATCGATGGTGGCTACCCCAAAAATCTTGACCAGCGCTTCAACTTTGAAGGCGTGCATGTGCTGAAGGGCGGTATTGTCGAGCATTCCCTCGACATTGACTGGCGAATTATGCAGATCGTCAATATGGACGTGCCCGGACGCCAGTTGTTTGCCTGTTTTGCCGAGGCTATGCTGCTGGAATTTGAAAAGTGGTACACCAACTTTTCGTGGGGTCGAAACCAGATCACCCTCGAAAAAATGGACATGATTGGTCAAGCATCGCGGCGACATGGGTTTCGTCCGCTGCTCGACCTCAACGGTGCCCCCCTGGCTGTCGAGCTTTCCTAGGGGAATTACCCCCCTGCTGGGGTTGGGTTTTAACCTTGGGCAGGGGGACGCGGGCTTGGTATTCTAGAATGCAGACGGGCGAGAATTTTTTGGGTAACCAAATCATTTTGGCTCGCTATTGGCGTGTTTAGTTGTTTTTCCTCTGGCTATGGCCCCCCCCGAACGCAAGTCTATTTTGCTGTCTTTTGAGAAGCCCCTGGTCGAGCTAGAGGCCCGCATCACCCAAATTCGAGAACTGGCCGAAGAAAATGATGTCGATGTGTCGGCCCAGCTGCGTCAGCTAGAGGCCAGAGCGACTCACCTACGCCAAGAAATTTTTTCTAACCTCACACCGGCTCAGCGGCTTCAGGTAGCCCGTCATCCACGTCGCCCTAGCACGCTCGACTATATTCAGGCCATTACCGACGACTGGATTGAGCTGCACGGCGATCGCGGCTCGGGCAAAGACGACCCGGCGTTAGTGGGCGGTGTGGCCCGACTCAACGGTCGGCCCGTGGTGATTTTGGGTCACCAGAAGGGGCGCGACACCAAAGACAATGTCGCCCGCAACTTTGGGATGGCGTCGCCGGGCGGCTACCGCAAGGCCATGCGGCTGATGCGTCACGCCGATCGCTTTTCAATGCCAATCATTACGTTTATTGATACTCCCGGTGCTTATCCCGGTTTTGAGGCTGAAGAAATGGGTCAGGGCGAGGCGATCGCCTACAACCTGAGAGAGATGTTTGGCCTCACGGTGCCCATCGTTTGCACCATCATTGGGGAAGGCGGCTCGGGCGGTGCCCTAGGCATTGGCGTGGGCGATCGCCTGATGATGTTTGAGCATTCGGTTTACACTGTGGCCAGCCCTGAAGCCTGTGCCGCCATTTTGTGGAAAGATGCAGGCCGATCTGGGGAGGCCGCCGAAGCGCTGAAAATTACCTCTTGGGATCTCAAGCAACTGGGTATCTTAGATGAACTACTGCCCGAGCCAGTAGGCGGTGCCCATGCCGACCCCATCCAAGCCGCCGAGATTCTTAAGCAGGCGCTCGGAGAGCAGTTGAGCAGCCTGTCTCAGCTCACACCCACGGCTTTACAACAGTTGCGTTATCAGAAGTATCGCCAGATTGGTGTCTTCGCTGAAGTCGCCTAGAGTGACCTGACCAACCAGCTAAGGGTTTGACTCACCAGAGTTTACTTGGGGGCTTGCATCGATTTTTGTCAATGTTTATCTATGAAGGAGTTAATGCTGAGTTTATTTTTCCGTCTTGGGACAGCAGTAGGGTCACCTAAGGCCCCCAGTGTTTATCAGCGGATACCGTGTTAATAAACTGTTTACATTTGTTAACATAAGCAAAGTGCCTAGCCCGCCCTTAGTCCCCTAGGAGGTGCCTGGGGTGGTTCGTTCTGACCTGGGGCGCTAGCTGTTCCGCTTTTTGTTGATTGGTACTTACCATTGCAAACTCTTGTATCTTCTGATTTGCCGCGCCGCGCTCTGGTAACTGGGGCCAGTCGTGGCATCGGCAAAGCGATCGCCCTAGCCCTAGCCCAAGCTGGCTACGATGTCGCCCTTGTCAGCCGCTCCTTAGACACCCTGAAACCGGTGCAGGAAGAGCTGGCTAGCTATGGGGTTGTGGCTAAAGCCTACGCCGTTGATCTAGCTGAGATGGATGGCTTGCAGGCTCGTTTAGCGGCGGTGCTAGCTGATTTTGGTCCCCTCAGCGTGGTGGTCAACAACGCTGGCATGGGCTATACGGGACCCCTCGCCACCATGCCCTTGGCAGACTGGCAGCGGGTGATGGATTTGAATGTCACTGGCATTTTCCAGTGTATTCAAGCAGTTGTACCGGTCCTGAGGCAGGGCGGCGGTGGCACCATCGTCAACATTGCCTCCATTGCCGCTAAGTCTGCCTTTCCAGACTGGGGTGCTTACACCGTTAGCAAATCCGCCATCGTAGCCCTGTCGCGGGTGCTGGCGGCGGAAGAGCGCGCCCATGGTATTCGAGTTGTAACCATCTCCCCAGGGGCCGTCAACACGCCCATTTGGGATACCGATACGGTACAGGCGGAGTTTGACCGATCTTCTATGCTGACCCCAGAAATCGTGGCACAAACCGTGCTGCACACGATTCAGTTGCCTGCCCAGGCGGTGATTGAAGACCTTACCCTGATGCCCGCAGGCGGTGCCCTGTAGCAAGTTTTTTTCCCTGTAGCGACCTGGCTAACTCAGTGAGTGGCCCTACTTTTGTTGAACCTCTGGAGTATTTAGAACCCCTATGACTATTGCATCCTCAAACAGCCTTAACGATCAAGCCAACGGTAAGAGCACGGGGCAAAAGGCGATCGTTCAGCCCACCATTCGGCCCGATCGCACCCATAGCTACCGGCAAGAGGCCGATCAATACCCCATCCCCGAAACCAGCCACGAAGATATGAGCGATGCCGTGCGCACGATGCTGCTCTCGGTGGGCGAAGACCCCGAGCGGGAAGGGCTGCTCAAAACCCCCAAGC is a genomic window of Nodosilinea sp. E11 containing:
- the lnt gene encoding apolipoprotein N-acyltransferase — translated: MKSTILQWQNLAQKWRWPQAALVALSGVLMAIALPPWSLWPVAWVGLVPLWWMVLATPTVLLATAYGLLWGLVYYGISLAWITHLHPLMWMGVPWGSSVAIALSAWIFIVLWGSVCIAFWGGMMAWLARRWPGRNRWLVLAGTALWCALEALRNHSPLDWSPLSLTQSPDNLWILHLARFSGPGAITAILVATNGLLALALAEGRRQTDLPPLSHSSPIHPSTHSPIPRPILAAMALAITGHALGALLYTTTSIASPEQSVTLGLIQGNVPTREKLTPQGVRQALEGYTDGYRSLVEQGVDAVVTPEGALPQLWNPNTPQIAAIIQTVRQGGVPLWLGTFAPVPGEGRQQYTQSLLELRPDGDTYGRYDKVQLVPLGEYVPFEAVLGRLISRLSPLDSYLVPGQPQQQFITSVGVGVVGICYESAYSRLFRHQVRQGGEFIITASNNDPYPLWMMMQHHGFDVLRAVESDRWALRVTNTGLSGLVDNRGRTRWLGEPQTYLTHRATLDRRQNLTPYSRWGDWLTPFLLGLTLIWGWRKR
- the gghA gene encoding glucosylglycerol hydrolase, with the protein product MPLVAQPPLQPLVYLVEDETQTVLDWAAAVAQSDDTYFQRGQRLARRLGAHYRRDGLTEFGFWTPALVADIIQSERTLELEIFTPLQPIDFRSPQQTLRFQRDRVPMMQQGEFVWAVVAGVKPGSRDRAGSFYWVRHIDAEGRLNYIRDPLAYSLPYGVFAPAEVYDVRRLQQQRADLGYLARSAAPKGGIDPEIPRVPAPTNILQIHVKTASAEGSLEGLTRIYQRISAKLAAGEDLTPAETAYTGYQAIQLLPVEPTIEYRREDTNTEHEFFAIADDGGLPEEADAALSSSLTVTLRQPNAQNWGYDVPILGSAATNPAVLGSLRPDEMVDFIATLHTFSTGPIQLIYDLVYGHADNQGLELLTQQFFKGPNMYGQDLNHQLPQVRAILLEMQRRKINTGADGIRVDGGQDFRFFNPLSGRVEQDDVYLLAMSDVVQDIQGYRRRMFTIFEDGRPWPEAGWEEKSTYRELIEAKPGSFQWGPLIFAHNTPTLKGFWDRKWRRVCEVIFQGDHWITGCGNHDTVRRGNQIDLDADINWNLGKTLPEALNRAYNNSATLLWVHGFSPGLPMDFLNASLETPWGFFRNTDDRYGVKVVSEEVGFLDWEIEPELYLQPHAFPQLKSLGFETLDQLKGFANALRQAMVETDYNLEEVAQICQHCLGNGVDGIACEVPALEELNQPSLPRFLATLDVPKLKQFAMAFMEDGHDICNVAHYFDHAHGDRGRFGMALRQFRRQRPWLRENLIGRDRFNRISDDERTIFYGYRIEPHPPGDRAPQEVVMVAHMGGAAMTVNLGDWLQLDLGAWQVGLATPGLALSDHPDELRSFELRDGEGLLLVNAAAE
- a CDS encoding YbaY family lipoprotein, translated to MNKRVFLALVGAGLVATALGSSTRTGEMAMAQTQPEWHNCLTFEVYTPAKQAWCARWSTVQNGTYIVPTGLGPEAEAVTVTLENGEYNRPGELLVSLANEPHWLAFGDIDGDGNDDAAVIFGVAEGDGTNLVTYLSAVMDIDGVAKALSPVALGDRIMLNGPITIANQRINLPQLTQTEVNHRSFVADGSSLSELAQIPSPERAEVPDGTLVLAQTSTYAVRVFTQAGQPRINLFDKTTSRQTLSAAPAIAITSTEGITFSYAGFAPDGIPAVAVSVAADGTQTIEVNGTVQTNNASVTGTVTYLPRIAMPPNAVLDVTLVDVSRAGAPAIVLASQSTVFGERQVPIPFELVYDPAQIDSRFTYAVQARIMVEGQLRFISTRRFAVITQGNPTNLEVRVDPVAQ
- a CDS encoding DUF192 domain-containing protein, with the translated sequence MANCFSDAAPQRLSPWLRRSALWSLVLGAVVLGVGCAPPPSTPSSTGSSSTPETIAPEPVASPPTSEAPMVDARAQQLGVTAVTTLGGEEIFLEVAATPQQQALGLMYREPLPDDRGMLFPLGRARPVSFWMKNVPVPLDMVFIYNGAIAAIAADVPPCTADPCPTYGPEGQLVDQVIELRAGRAAELGLREGDEVVITPL